A window from Candidatus Krumholzibacteriota bacterium encodes these proteins:
- a CDS encoding adenylyl-sulfate kinase: MITTKLYSRARKGEIKNLPGVDVRYEKPVGPDLDIDVSSRGIEKAADDIIKYLNRFM, encoded by the coding sequence GTGATCACAACAAAACTCTACAGTAGAGCAAGAAAGGGAGAGATAAAGAATCTGCCGGGGGTCGATGTGAGGTACGAAAAACCTGTAGGTCCAGACCTCGATATCGACGTAAGCAGCAGAGGAATTGAGAAAGCTGCAGATGATATAATTAAATACCTTAACCGTTTTATGTAA
- a CDS encoding two-component regulator propeller domain-containing protein, with protein sequence MAKFFGFLLIVCFLGITDCAYCQADIFPDEAVSVKQFETAGWLKGGTISSVSPETDYPLYKEGVFSSFAPSSRIRAMVTLNDTLWIGTEGGLFALDTLSDSLFAAQDFPFLSVRALAVDDYERLWVGCDEGVAFRNQTWNYYTRHTHPFFERIRDLTVGSRKIWISTYGNGCGYISGDSLTVFTEKDSLMDNRVLKIVEETASRIWFATASGICYADSFKWESMRYGNNIPIGSINDLAFDEGKNLFIAVCRQGVSRYKFGSVTNYTDRDGLPGWDINSFSLDLTGKLIAGGSEGLSYYDGSGWTRYRIPGIPLNKYNILSIHHDLSGRTYLGTDDGTIIILDRDSSRELRLRQGFPASRVSEIYGYKDLIYFVTCNGVFKLGEHLTRLSLPDNYYSESVTDIAVEDTGRMWITTRFGILRSSGDSWKIFDRRSGLPTEYFTSVAADSGKGVWFGTFESGVLNFNGGKWYHYTVENGLPGNAIKDIIFDRSGKPWVITAAGETACYSDSGWQRFGPGTGKAVFRGGINKDITILNDPDIYLLSGSGGRTFSSGGGCLGRDNSGNVVIAGDDGIYFNYRGKWSRIDLPQTGYKISPSALIETERSDLWLGTKENGIFILSGNKWRHLKVLSGFSGKGVLSLHEDPSGRIWIGTRGKGAGRFIYFPDAENKKPN encoded by the coding sequence ATGGCCAAATTTTTTGGATTTCTGCTTATTGTTTGTTTTCTCGGCATAACAGACTGCGCCTATTGTCAGGCGGACATCTTTCCGGATGAAGCTGTAAGTGTAAAACAGTTTGAAACGGCCGGATGGCTTAAAGGCGGCACGATATCCTCTGTCTCTCCGGAGACCGATTATCCCCTTTATAAGGAAGGTGTATTTTCCTCATTTGCTCCTTCCAGCAGGATAAGGGCAATGGTCACACTTAATGATACTCTCTGGATAGGAACCGAGGGAGGATTATTTGCCTTAGATACTTTAAGTGATTCTCTCTTTGCCGCCCAGGACTTTCCCTTTCTATCGGTAAGAGCTCTCGCTGTGGATGACTATGAAAGGTTATGGGTCGGTTGTGATGAAGGGGTTGCCTTCAGAAATCAGACCTGGAATTACTATACCAGACATACCCATCCGTTCTTTGAGAGAATAAGAGATCTAACGGTCGGAAGCAGAAAGATATGGATATCCACTTATGGAAACGGGTGCGGTTATATTTCAGGGGATTCCCTGACCGTATTTACCGAAAAAGATTCCCTTATGGATAACAGGGTGTTGAAAATCGTTGAAGAAACAGCTTCCAGGATATGGTTCGCAACGGCAAGCGGTATTTGTTACGCCGACAGTTTTAAATGGGAATCTATGCGGTACGGAAATAATATACCGATCGGCTCGATAAACGACCTTGCTTTTGATGAAGGGAAAAATCTCTTTATAGCTGTTTGCAGGCAGGGAGTTTCCAGATATAAATTTGGCAGTGTCACTAATTATACAGACAGGGACGGACTTCCAGGGTGGGATATTAATTCCTTCAGTCTCGATCTTACCGGGAAACTGATTGCCGGGGGGAGTGAGGGGTTGAGTTACTATGACGGTTCGGGCTGGACGAGATACAGGATTCCCGGTATTCCTCTTAACAAGTACAATATTCTTTCGATTCATCATGATCTTTCCGGCAGAACTTATCTCGGAACAGACGATGGGACAATAATAATTCTCGACCGGGACAGTTCTCGTGAGCTCAGGCTCCGTCAGGGATTTCCAGCCTCGCGGGTATCAGAGATATACGGGTATAAGGATCTGATTTATTTTGTTACATGTAACGGTGTTTTCAAGCTAGGGGAACACCTTACCAGATTATCCCTGCCCGATAACTACTATTCAGAATCCGTGACGGATATCGCGGTCGAAGACACGGGCCGTATGTGGATTACTACCCGCTTTGGAATTCTGCGGTCCTCGGGAGATTCGTGGAAGATTTTTGACCGGCGGAGCGGGCTTCCGACGGAGTATTTCACCTCTGTGGCGGCTGATTCCGGAAAAGGTGTATGGTTTGGAACATTCGAAAGCGGAGTCCTGAACTTTAACGGCGGTAAATGGTATCATTATACAGTTGAAAATGGACTTCCGGGGAACGCCATAAAAGATATTATTTTTGACCGGTCGGGAAAACCGTGGGTTATTACAGCTGCCGGTGAAACAGCCTGTTATTCAGACAGCGGCTGGCAGCGTTTTGGTCCCGGTACGGGTAAAGCTGTTTTTCGCGGAGGGATAAATAAAGATATAACTATTTTAAATGACCCTGATATTTATCTTCTTTCAGGCTCAGGCGGCAGAACCTTCTCCAGCGGAGGCGGGTGCCTGGGAAGGGATAATTCCGGGAATGTGGTAATCGCCGGTGATGATGGAATCTATTTCAATTATAGAGGTAAATGGTCCAGAATTGATCTACCTCAAACGGGATATAAAATATCTCCGTCAGCATTAATAGAAACTGAAAGATCAGATTTGTGGCTGGGTACGAAGGAAAACGGGATTTTCATTCTAAGCGGAAATAAATGGCGGCATCTAAAAGTTCTGTCGGGGTTTTCAGGCAAGGGGGTTCTTTCGCTCCATGAAGATCCAAGCGGTAGAATCTGGATAGGTACCCGCGGTAAAGGTGCCGGCAGGTTTATCTATTTTCCCGACGCGGAAAACAAAAAGCCGAACTAA
- a CDS encoding adenylyl-sulfate kinase: MHKDSKFRSIMKSASYRFLTTLTTFSLVWIFTGKLTVAFGVGALEVIIKLLIYFFHERLWEKIKWGKQEIEPFVVWIKGLSGAGKTEVAKIVVERLRERELKTDHLDGKTIRKIFPRTGFTKPEVNRHIKRVGLLASRLEQNGVFVIASFISPYRESRDFVRDLCNNFIEVYLSTPLKVCEDRDHNKTLQ; the protein is encoded by the coding sequence ATGCATAAGGATTCAAAATTTCGATCGATAATGAAATCCGCCTCCTATCGTTTCCTTACAACACTGACCACATTCTCGCTGGTATGGATATTTACCGGGAAATTGACGGTCGCCTTTGGAGTAGGCGCTCTGGAAGTAATAATAAAATTACTTATCTATTTCTTTCACGAACGCCTCTGGGAGAAGATAAAATGGGGCAAACAGGAGATCGAACCGTTCGTTGTCTGGATCAAGGGGTTATCCGGAGCCGGAAAGACTGAAGTGGCAAAAATCGTCGTGGAAAGACTGCGCGAAAGAGAACTTAAAACAGACCATCTTGACGGTAAAACAATCCGGAAAATTTTTCCGCGTACCGGTTTTACAAAACCGGAAGTCAACAGGCATATAAAGCGCGTGGGGCTGCTGGCAAGCAGGCTCGAGCAAAACGGCGTGTTTGTCATAGCATCATTTATTTCACCGTACCGCGAGTCGCGTGATTTTGTAAGAGATCTATGTAATAATTTTATTGAAGTCTATTTGTCTACTCCGCTTAAAGTCTGCGAAGACCGTGATCACAACAAAACTCTACAGTAG
- the cysC gene encoding adenylyl-sulfate kinase: MNISSLQPHGGGLINRIIPELTREQLLKQTGDNVYNISDADLSIFHRIADGALSPLEGPMDSETFNRVLDEEVILKNGDKFAWTIPISFPVSKKKAERFQAGETVAVKKSNDEIIGVLEISDIFPFDKKRYNSIIYGTDRDDHPGARIFNEDSREYLLGGRIWAFPQRFDRRFSRYMITPEEARSLFRVRGWERIVAFQTRNALHRAHEYALLYAAEKLTREGYFTGAVLNPLVGATKSDDVPADVRMHTYEALLEAGVLGEGDRDEKLWKSKGYDFTDQVIMIGLDMKMFYAGPKEAVMHSIYRQNYGFTDIVIGRKHADAPYDDGSAIWGDFDAHEKFDHLSGQLNIQPVKVGFAAYFDEISRVGLIGEFKPKGYSPVFISGKEVRRTLKNNEPVDERIMRKPVADILAGFYSAESDEGAGKQKSSNVTWHDTGIDKEDREQKNGHKGFVLWLTGLSGCGKSTIATALQKKLFETGHLVYILDGDNVRHGLNGDLGFSPEDRGENIRRIGEVAHLFAEAGTIAITSFISPYREGRDRARKLNADGDFIETYVKAPVSVCEERDPKGLYKKAREGIIKEFTGISAPYEEPENPEIVVETDKMSVENCADAIIKYLEEKGMLRK, translated from the coding sequence GTGAATATTTCATCGTTACAACCACACGGCGGCGGCCTTATAAACAGGATAATTCCGGAATTAACAAGAGAGCAACTCTTAAAGCAGACTGGCGATAATGTCTACAACATAAGTGACGCCGATCTGTCAATTTTTCATCGTATAGCTGACGGGGCTCTCTCTCCCCTGGAAGGCCCGATGGACTCGGAAACATTCAACAGAGTTCTAGACGAAGAGGTGATATTAAAGAACGGCGATAAATTCGCCTGGACAATTCCGATCTCATTTCCGGTCTCGAAGAAGAAGGCGGAAAGATTTCAGGCCGGCGAGACAGTTGCCGTAAAAAAGAGTAACGATGAAATAATAGGAGTACTTGAAATTTCAGACATCTTCCCTTTCGACAAGAAGCGTTATAACAGCATTATCTACGGCACCGACAGGGACGATCATCCCGGCGCCCGTATTTTCAACGAAGACAGCAGGGAATATCTGCTTGGAGGCAGGATATGGGCATTCCCCCAGCGCTTTGACAGAAGATTCAGCCGCTATATGATTACACCCGAAGAAGCGCGGAGTCTATTCAGGGTAAGAGGCTGGGAGAGGATAGTAGCTTTTCAGACAAGAAACGCCCTGCACAGAGCTCACGAATACGCTCTCCTCTACGCGGCGGAGAAGCTGACACGCGAAGGTTACTTTACGGGAGCTGTTCTCAACCCCTTAGTCGGCGCCACAAAATCGGATGATGTGCCCGCGGATGTGCGTATGCATACGTATGAAGCGCTCCTTGAGGCGGGAGTTCTAGGAGAGGGAGACAGAGACGAGAAACTATGGAAATCCAAGGGGTATGATTTTACAGATCAGGTGATAATGATAGGACTGGATATGAAGATGTTCTACGCGGGACCCAAAGAAGCGGTCATGCATTCTATTTATCGCCAAAATTACGGATTTACCGATATTGTCATTGGCAGAAAACACGCCGACGCACCATACGACGACGGAAGCGCGATATGGGGTGATTTCGACGCTCACGAAAAATTCGATCATCTCAGCGGCCAGCTCAATATACAGCCGGTAAAGGTTGGATTCGCCGCCTATTTTGATGAGATATCGAGAGTGGGTTTGATTGGGGAATTCAAACCGAAAGGATACAGCCCGGTTTTTATATCCGGCAAAGAGGTAAGAAGAACACTTAAAAACAACGAGCCCGTGGATGAGAGAATAATGCGTAAACCGGTAGCGGATATACTCGCGGGGTTTTATTCCGCCGAGTCTGATGAAGGCGCCGGCAAACAGAAAAGCTCCAATGTCACCTGGCACGATACAGGTATAGATAAAGAAGACAGGGAGCAGAAGAATGGCCACAAGGGATTTGTTCTCTGGCTTACCGGGCTATCAGGGTGCGGCAAATCAACGATTGCCACCGCGCTTCAGAAGAAGCTGTTTGAAACGGGACATCTGGTTTATATCCTGGACGGAGACAACGTCCGTCACGGCTTAAACGGCGACCTCGGCTTTTCTCCCGAGGACCGCGGAGAAAATATCCGGCGCATAGGTGAAGTGGCGCACCTCTTCGCAGAAGCTGGAACAATTGCAATAACTTCCTTTATATCACCATACAGGGAAGGAAGAGATCGCGCCAGAAAGCTCAATGCCGATGGGGATTTTATAGAAACCTACGTCAAAGCCCCTGTTTCTGTTTGTGAAGAGCGGGATCCTAAAGGGCTGTACAAAAAAGCCAGAGAGGGGATTATAAAGGAATTTACGGGAATATCAGCTCCCTATGAAGAGCCGGAAAATCCTGAGATAGTAGTAGAAACCGATAAAATGTCAGTTGAGAATTGCGCGGATGCAATAATAAAATACCTCGAGGAAAAGGGTATGCTGAGGAAATAG
- the cysQ gene encoding 3'(2'),5'-bisphosphate nucleotidase CysQ, whose amino-acid sequence MNDLKTDILIEIAAEAGNKIMEIYRSGDLMREKKSDNSPLTLADRTSHHIIKNLINKNFPAIPILSEEGVSIPFEKRKSWDKFWLIDPLDGTKEFIKGNGEFTVNIALIVKNRPEAGVIYAPALDTFYYTAEEGGAKKIENGKGPVSISVNKSNNKPLTAVTSRSHSSEEEKQILTGYNVAESIAVGSSLKFCMVAEGKAQIYYRGGPTMEWDTAAGQAVAEHAGAEVKGLSYNKEVLRNGPFLVTSIDLPVR is encoded by the coding sequence ATGAATGACTTAAAGACAGATATACTAATCGAAATAGCGGCTGAAGCCGGAAATAAGATCATGGAAATATACCGGTCGGGTGATCTAATGCGGGAGAAAAAATCAGACAACTCTCCTCTCACGCTTGCCGACCGAACGTCACACCATATAATAAAAAATCTTATCAACAAAAACTTTCCGGCAATCCCCATACTATCTGAGGAGGGCGTCTCAATCCCCTTTGAAAAGAGAAAGAGCTGGGACAAATTCTGGCTTATTGACCCTCTTGACGGGACGAAAGAATTTATCAAGGGGAATGGAGAATTTACTGTTAACATAGCCCTGATAGTCAAGAACCGGCCTGAAGCAGGTGTGATATACGCTCCCGCGCTGGATACTTTTTACTATACGGCCGAAGAGGGGGGCGCGAAGAAAATAGAGAATGGTAAAGGTCCCGTAAGTATAAGTGTTAACAAAAGCAATAATAAACCCCTTACAGCGGTTACGAGCAGATCTCATTCTTCAGAAGAAGAAAAACAGATTCTTACCGGTTATAACGTCGCAGAATCGATCGCAGTGGGAAGCTCTCTGAAATTCTGTATGGTAGCAGAGGGCAAGGCGCAAATCTACTATCGAGGGGGACCTACTATGGAATGGGATACCGCTGCGGGCCAGGCAGTGGCGGAACACGCGGGCGCTGAAGTTAAAGGATTAAGCTACAATAAGGAAGTGCTCAGAAACGGCCCTTTCCTCGTAACTTCCATAGACTTACCCGTGCGGTGA
- a CDS encoding M1 family aminopeptidase produces MLKKKPNRVPVKTALIVLSCILISLTFFAACSWMNNRNNSVPFISYRVTMKNKGLDLVNVTASVHGANEEDYSFQAVKSGGRLYPDPLNITAVTEDDEKLPIEANEGKWTVKNGNRDFSLSYDVITMREDRFSSRIRSKITHFDESRFRVLGRDIFLVPASNVSEGIIVDFNFFPEDLVRSVYKGLGTRVILPGADDMPMSLYAGGDYSYLTASAGGTEVLFASVGGWAFKDERMLGLIRDIVSYEIGMFGSAPDSRYLFICDRNPVLGSKGFDYYGTHSGQNILLLFDPRMDESDLFDIEMSVISHEFFHNWNGKALSPVSDSFMWFTEGVTVYYSYKILLDLGIISERRYKRKMDSIMERYKLNPYLRDIPIASSGNSDMRDKDLVNFLYDGGFMAARAIDRHLIDVSEGKTELIDILSNIYNNGKYGTKIDEKRFTAEVKEITGHDISGYLRMLVHTTAPDIILGGEEKIKRAS; encoded by the coding sequence ATGTTAAAGAAGAAACCAAACAGAGTACCGGTAAAGACAGCTCTGATCGTGCTTTCGTGTATCCTTATATCCCTCACATTCTTCGCGGCGTGCAGCTGGATGAATAACAGGAATAATTCAGTTCCGTTTATAAGCTACAGAGTAACTATGAAAAATAAGGGGTTGGATCTTGTTAATGTGACCGCGAGTGTTCACGGAGCAAATGAGGAAGATTATTCATTTCAAGCTGTTAAGTCGGGGGGGCGCCTCTATCCCGACCCCTTGAACATAACTGCCGTAACGGAAGACGATGAGAAACTTCCAATTGAAGCAAATGAAGGAAAATGGACGGTTAAGAACGGGAATAGGGATTTTTCCCTGTCTTATGATGTTATTACTATGAGAGAGGATCGATTTTCATCCAGAATAAGGAGCAAGATTACACACTTTGACGAAAGCAGGTTTCGTGTTCTTGGTAGGGATATTTTTCTCGTTCCGGCCTCTAATGTCAGTGAAGGCATTATTGTTGATTTTAATTTCTTTCCCGAAGATTTGGTTCGATCTGTTTACAAGGGTTTAGGTACGAGGGTGATACTACCCGGGGCGGATGATATGCCAATGTCTTTGTACGCGGGAGGGGACTACAGTTACCTGACGGCATCTGCGGGAGGGACAGAGGTGCTGTTTGCCAGCGTGGGAGGCTGGGCCTTTAAGGATGAAAGAATGTTAGGTTTGATCAGGGATATAGTCTCCTATGAAATAGGAATGTTTGGTTCTGCTCCCGATAGCAGGTATCTCTTTATATGCGACAGAAACCCCGTTTTGGGAAGTAAGGGGTTCGATTATTACGGAACACATTCTGGGCAGAACATTCTGCTTCTGTTCGATCCCCGGATGGACGAAAGTGATCTCTTTGATATAGAGATGTCTGTTATTTCACATGAATTTTTTCATAACTGGAATGGAAAGGCCCTCAGCCCCGTCTCAGACAGCTTTATGTGGTTTACTGAGGGTGTTACCGTATATTATTCATATAAAATATTACTCGATCTGGGAATTATTTCTGAAAGGCGGTATAAGCGTAAGATGGATTCTATCATGGAAAGATATAAGCTGAATCCGTATCTGCGGGATATACCAATTGCTTCTTCGGGTAACAGTGATATGAGAGATAAAGATCTGGTCAACTTTCTCTACGACGGCGGATTTATGGCGGCAAGGGCAATCGACAGGCATCTTATTGATGTTTCTGAAGGAAAGACCGAGTTGATAGATATATTAAGTAATATATATAACAATGGAAAATACGGCACAAAGATAGACGAAAAGAGATTCACAGCTGAAGTGAAAGAAATTACAGGGCATGATATCTCCGGGTATCTTAGAATGCTTGTTCATACCACCGCCCCTGATATTATTTTAGGCGGTGAGGAGAAAATAAAGAGAGCGAGTTAG